From the genome of Triticum aestivum cultivar Chinese Spring chromosome 3B, IWGSC CS RefSeq v2.1, whole genome shotgun sequence, one region includes:
- the LOC123072376 gene encoding disease resistance protein RGA5, with protein MAAIRPLIPKLGELLVGEFTLEKRVKKGVESLVREMTLMQAALRKVGKVPADQLDEGTKIWAGMVRELSYQMEDIVDSFMVCVEDGGKPANPKNRVKKLLKKTKRLFKKGKDLHRISDALEEVFVQARQLGELRQRYEQETRDSDAGASVDPRVMALYTDVTKLVGVEEPRDKLIDMLIEGDDWSKHPLKTVSIVGFGGMGKTTLAKAVYDKLKVQFDCGAFVSVSQNPDIKKVFKNILYEFDKCKYAHIHNTEWQERHLIDEIIEFLNDKRYLIVIDDIWNEKSWELIKCAFSKKSHGSKLITTTRIVSVSEACCSSSDDIYRMKPLSNDLSRRLFCKRVFSHEEGCPKELVQVSEDILKKCGGIPLAIITISSLMANKHRINTKEQWYALLNSIGRGLAEDRSVEEMKKILLFSYYDLPSYLRPCLLYLSIFPEDSHILRDKLIWKWIAEGFVYSENQESSLYELGKSYFNELVNRSMISPIDIEDNWGEKEEACSVHDMVLDLICSISSEENFVTILDCTKIKMSNSQSKVRRLSIQNSKVDVETTGMAQVRSLFWTNNIAVKKLDISRFQLLRVLDLEGCDVSDIEYVGNLLHLRYLGLKGTDVQDLPMEIGSLQFLLTLDLRSTWITELPSSIVQLRHLMCLYIANETKLPPGICNLTSLEVLGEPVLSDKDVNVVKELGHLTKLRVLRFGLQDLNESLDKASLESLGKAVEESLGKLCQLDSLYIVSDAEHLNLMSDSWVPPVQLRRLLIPSMSSFFQTLPAWINPSSLPLLAYLSLTVDEVRSEDIRLLGMMPALCSLMLLCLADSSRGNVVEVPVLSSGAFPCATECYFVCIDVVPSMFPRGAAPRLKRLSFTFPAKWISHENIDLGMRHLPSLEEVEVSVVKEEASDWEVDEAKAAVRAAVEDHPNRPVLDLRY; from the exons ATGGCAGCTATCCGCCCTCTCATCCCAAAGCTCGGCGAACTGCTTGTTGGCGAGTTCACCCTCGAGAAGCGCGTGAAGAAAGGCGTGGAGTCTCTTGTCAGAGAGATGACACTCATGCAAGCCGCGCTGCGTAAGGTGGGGAAGGTGCCAGCAGACCAGCTCGATGAGGGGACCAAGATCTGGGCAGGAATGGTGAGGGAGTTGTCCTACCAAATGGAGGATATCGTTGACTCATTCATGGTGTGTGTGGAGGATGGTGGCAAGCCTGCCAACCCAAAGAACAGAGTCAAGAAGTTGCTCAAGAAGACCAAGAGATTATTCAAGAAGGGGAAGGATCTCCATCGTATCTCTGATGCTCTCGAAGAAGTGTTTGTTCAAGCTAGGCAATTGGGCGAGCTGCGTCAAAGGTATGAACAAGAGACGCGGGATTCCGACGCTGGTGCTAGTGTTGACCCTCGCGTGATGGCCCTATACACAGATGTTACAAAGCTTGTCGGCGTTGAAGAACCACGAGACAAGTTGATCGACATGTTGATTGAAGGTGATGATTGGTCGAAGCATCCATTGAAGACGGTTTCTATTGTTGGATTTGGTGGGATGGGCAAGACAACTCTTGCCAAAGCAGTGTATGACAAGCTCAAAGTGCAATTTGATTGTGGTGCCTTTGTTTCAGTTTCTCAAAATCCCGACATCAAGAAGGTTTTCAAGAATATTTTGTATGAATTTGACAAGTGCAAGTATGCACACATTCATAATACAGAATGGCAAGAAAGACATCTGATCGATGAAATCATTGAATTTCTTAATGACAAGAG GTATCTCATCGTAATTGATGATATATGGAATGAAAAATCATGGGAGCTAATCAAGTGTGCTTTCTCCAAGAAGAGTCATGGCAGTAAATTAATCACGACAACCCGTATCGTAAGTGTCTCTGAAGCATGTTGCTCTTCTAGTGATGATATTTACAGAATGAAACCTCTCTCGAATGATCTCTCGAGAAGGCTCTTCTGTAAAAGAGTATTTTCTCATGAGGAAGGGTGTCCTAAAGAATTGGTGCAAGTATCCGAAGACATCTTGAAGAAATGTGGTGGAATACCGTTAGCCATTATTACTATATCAAGTCTTATGGCTAACAAGCATCGGATAAACACAAAGGAGCAATGGTATGCTTTGCTCAATTCCATTGGCAGGGGACTCGCGGAAGACCGCAgcgtggaggagatgaagaagatattACTATTCAGCTATTATGATTTACCGTCATATTTGAGGCCTTGCTTATTATACCTAAGCATCTTTCCAGAAGATAGTCATATTTTAAGAGACAAGCTGATATGGAAGTGGATAGCCGAGGGCTTTGTTTATAGTGAAAACCAAGAAAGTAGCTTGTATGAGCTCGGTAAGAGCTACTTTAATGAGCTAGTGAATAGAAGTATGATCAGTCCAATAGACATTGAAGATAATTGGGGAGAGAAGGAGGAAGCTTGCAGTGTACATGACATGGTGCTTGATCTCATATGCTCAATTTCAAGTGAAGAGAACTTTGTCACTATATTGGATTGCACCAAGATAAAAATGTCTAACTCGCAAAGTAAGGTTCGTAGATTATCAATCCAAAATAGCAAAGTAGATGTGGAAACCACCGGGATGGCACAAGTAAGATCTCTTTTTTGGACCAATAATATTGCTGTAAAAAAACTGGATATTTCACGTTTCCAACTACTCCGTGTACTGGATTTGGAAGGTTGTGATGTCTCAGATATTGAATATGTGGGGAATCTGTTACATTTGAGGTACTTAGGGCTAAAAGGTACTGATGTCCAGGACCTTCCCATGGAAATAGGGAGCCTACAGTTTTTGCTTACCTTGGACTTAAGAAGTACTTGGATAACAGAATTGCCATCGAGTATTGTGCAACTAAGACATCTGATGTGCCTGTATATTGCCAATGAAACGAAGCTGCCGCCTGGGATATGTAACCTGACTTCTCTGGAAGTGCTAGGTGAACCGGTGTTGTCTGACAAGGACGTCAATGTTGTGAAAGAGCTGGGCCATCTGACAAAACTGAGGGTGCTCCGGTTTGGTTTGCAAGATCTGAATGAGAGTCTAGATAAAGCATCATTGGAATCCCTAGGTAAAGCTGTGGAGGAATCCCTAGGTAAGTTGTGCCAACTGGACAGTCTCTATATTGTGTCTGATGCTGAACATCTCAATTTGATGAGTGACAGTTGGGTGCCCCCTGTACAACTCCGTAGATTGCTTATTCCCTCAATGTCCAGTTTCTTCCAGACACTGCCAGCATGGATTAATCCTTCATCACTTCCTCTACTCGCCTATCTCAGTTTAACCGTGGATGAAGTGCGATCGGAGGACATCCGGCTTCTTGGGATGATGCCGGCtctttgttctctcatgcttctaTGTCTTGCTGATTCCTCACGAGGGAATGTGGTGGAAGTGCCTGTCCTTTCCTCTGGTGCATTCCCATGTGCTACAGAGTGCTACTTCGTTTGTATTGACGTCGTGCCGTCAATGTTTCCACGAGGAGCAGCGCCAAGGCTTAAACGCCTTTCATTCACCTTCCCAGCTAAGTGGAtctcccatgaaaacattgatttGGGCATGCGGCACCTCCCTTCCCTAGAGGAAGTCGAGGTTTCAGTTGTAAAGGAGGAAGCTAGCGACTGGGAGGTGGATGAAGCAAAGGCTGCGGTGAGGGCCGCAGTGGAGGACCACCCCAACCGTCCCGTCCTTGACCTACGTTACTAG